A portion of the Pomacea canaliculata isolate SZHN2017 linkage group LG13, ASM307304v1, whole genome shotgun sequence genome contains these proteins:
- the LOC112554247 gene encoding uncharacterized protein LOC112554247 isoform X1, producing the protein MFITCVFVSWEAVCSVLCGTCVSISSQCNSSDQGPDVCSCSYLSTTVSLSFESENHGYTMCPSFRSVSQFKPFLILAALITAETVLLLHTMSLYRQSLRSPPYTVTSTNLTTQSDNLIATGLFHTFITLKTLNVKLDENLKPLQPKVAEQDMFLLQEIVATFSIAMTKASLTFFLYSGSLLGSWRHHGLVPWDDDLDVAVPSWQKDAVAHVLNGLKPHFLLDVSQGVRWKLFSARSHAISRVTWKWPFLDITFYEENRTHMWDQDQHFRDFVFNKEDVLPLSERPFMDMMLPAPRNTKAVLSTTYNLTVCATWWYDHREEMMISSEPKTVSCEQLQQVFPFVRRQAAVGGHGGCNESLVLNGNVLAWVVLSGVQC; encoded by the exons ATGTTCATTACCTGTGTGTTCGTCTCGTGGGAAGCAGTGTGCTCGGTGCTTTGCGGGACTTGTGTTTCCATCTCATCACAGTGTAACTCATCAGACCAGGGTCCAGACGTCTGCTCCTGCTCTTATCTATCAACTACTGTTTCACTTTCTTTTGAAAGTGAAAACCACGGATACACAATGTGTCCTTCTTTTCGAAGTGTGTCACAGTTCAAACCGTTTTTAATACTTGCGGCTTTGATCACAGCAGAAACTGTTCTTCTTCTGCACACCATGTCTCTGTACAGACAAAGCCTTAGATCACCACCCTACACAGTGACCTCAACAAACCTGACCACTCAGTCTGATAATTTGATTGCAACAGGATTGTTTCATACTTTTATTACTCTCAAAACTCTCAATGTGAAACTGGATGAAAACCTCAAGCCACTACAGCCCAAGGTGGCAGAGCAGGATATGTTCCTTCTCCAGGAAATCGTCGCAACTTTCTCAATAGCAATGACTAAGGCGTCCTTGACCTTTTTCCTCTACAGTGGAAGTCTGCTGGGGTCGTGGCGCCACCACGGCCTGGTGCCCTGGGATGATGACTTGGATGTTGCTGTCCCGTCATGGCAGAAGGATGCCGTGGCTCACGTGTTGAATGGCCTCAAGCCGCACTTTCTTCTTGATGTCTCACAAGGAGTCAGATGGAAGCTCTTCTCCGCTCGGTCTCATGCTATCAGTAGGGTCACTTGGAAATGGCCGTTCCTGGACATCACATTCTACGAGGAGAACAGAACGCACATGTGGGACCAAGACCAACACTTCAGGGACTTCGTCTTTAACAAAGAAGACGTGCTTCCATTGTCTGAGCGTCCTTTCATGGACATGATGCTGCCTGCCCCGAGAAACACTAAAGCCGTACTGTCCACCACCTACAACCTTACCGTGTGTGCAACGTGGTGGTACGACCACCGTGAGGAGATGATGATTAGCAGTGAACCAAAGACAGTGTCCTGTGAACAGCTGCAGCAA GTCTTTCCGTTTGTCAGGCGCCAGGCTGCAGTAGGCGGCCATGGAGGTTGTAACGAGAGTCTCGTCTTAAATGGAAATGTGTTGGCGTGGGTGGTGCTGAGCGGTGTGCAGTGCTAA
- the LOC112553596 gene encoding uncharacterized protein LOC112553596, with protein MAVNASRQAKQPSDTRDRSFRSSNDGVTSVNHTNGHENSTLDRSYHKVTSLKITHNALDESLQPFKTAVTEQYFDIYQEILASFSEAMTNASLIFFLYSGSLMGSWRHHSIVPWDDDVDVAIWDQEKELVLQALNRLHPNFSLDVSTHSRWKFYSARSTAIDRVSWKWPFLDISFYQENSTHVWDCDPSYKSFIFPRDDIFPLYDRPFMDMMLPAPRNTKTVLGLTYILKDCTTGWYDHRHEVAKVEKQVAVPCEDLHHVFPFVNRQALGGGQNGCNESLTLNGTVLSWVVLDSSQC; from the coding sequence ATGGCGGTGAACGCCTCAAGGCAGGCAAAGCAACCGTCCGACACCCGAGACAGAAGCTTTCGATCATCCAACGACGGTGTGACCTCCGTGAACCACACCAACGGTCATGAAAATAGCACGTTAGACAGATCGTACCACAAAGTTACAAGTCTGAAAATTACCCACAATGCACTTGATGAAAGCCTCCAGCCATTTAAGACTGCGGTGACCGAGCAATACTTTGACATCTACCAGGAGATTCTGGCAAGCTTCTCGGAAGCCATGACCAACGCGTCCTTGATCTTCTTTCTCTATAGCGGAAGTCTGATGGGCTCGTGGCGCCACCACAGTATTGTTCCCTGGGATGATGATGTGGACGTGGCAATTTGGGACCAGGAGAAAGAGTTGGTGCTACAAGCTCTGAATCGCCTCCATCccaacttttctcttgatgtCTCCACTCATTCGCGCTGGAAGTTCTACTCTGCTCGATCGACCGCCATCGACAGGGTATCTTGGAAATGGCCGTTTCTAGACATCAGTTTCTATCAAGAGAACAGCACCCATGTGTGGGATTGTGACCCATCATACAAGTCTTTTATCTTTCCGAGGGATGATATATTTCCGTTGTACGACCGACCTTTCATGGACATGATGCTGCCAGCGCCGAGAAACACTAAGACCGTGTTGGGTCTCACCTACATCCTGAAGGACTGCACCACAGGCTGGTACGACCACCGCCATGAGGTCGCCAAAGTGGAAAAGCAAGTGGCTGTACCTTGTGAGGACTTGCACCACGTCTTCCCCTTTGTCAACCGTCAGGCTCTGGGAGGCGGTCAGAATGGTTGTAACGAGAGCCTTACCCTAAATGGAACTGTACTGTCTTGGGTCGTGCTGGACTCTTCGCAATGTTGA